In Thalassotalea fonticola, a single genomic region encodes these proteins:
- a CDS encoding winged helix-turn-helix domain-containing protein, which produces MIELAFSQYQIDRFTINCHELTVATADKSIKLPIKVFELLKLFILNADSSVQRNQAIEIIWDGNEGVGKRGYTNAMWQLRKAFGDLGAENEEIFKTLHKVGYFLVIKPEPIATEAEIEEAMQQANVTLKSWQKGWLIATVASLLLIVIASLSYLLYTQEDNYQFTEHIALQVTELQGIEEQPAISYNERYLIFRWQEDESESQLYIQDLFDNHKPIRALTSGQAKKSSPAWSNTGETVAFLLLTNKGECQVRIKHIFTEKVKILDTGCLYEHQQNGLSWSDDGKFLIYPKLIDGEAQLFSLQLVSNKSKKQAKPVSFPKIGEQDVMGIYSQDNSQLVFVRIKNNKTSLVKSELNKKDKILISDLEGILGLDWHYSTNSIYMTIFNNGNYSTQRYGLKDQTLEEIEYIDSSSGLSISQANNKVYFSLHLDHEFIVQKSLLQDNREVSRVKSIYRNYFGRYVPNTGAVLFVSDRSGEIDLWIKSVKGKKNLTNGIGKVLNSAASPKSDKFVVSLKADETNQYQLYLGDLPKGKLTLLNTGELEPKNPTWNRTGDAIYFSSKTKAGSGIFTMNIFNSTISQVTFENDIYAIEGDNNMLYITKEGEDGIWQFNPETQNSIQIIKGLQQGDFGNFFWENNSIYFIYRDDESDILLNYLGEDTFKITTKFPSGTIHKGFGISTADHQTFLLTRNRVYDANIYSTEILKQ; this is translated from the coding sequence ATGATTGAATTAGCTTTTTCGCAATATCAGATAGACAGGTTTACCATTAATTGTCATGAATTAACGGTAGCAACTGCCGATAAGTCGATAAAGCTGCCAATAAAAGTATTCGAATTATTAAAGCTGTTTATATTAAATGCTGATAGCTCTGTGCAAAGGAATCAGGCAATTGAAATTATTTGGGATGGCAATGAAGGCGTTGGTAAACGCGGCTATACCAATGCTATGTGGCAATTACGCAAAGCCTTTGGAGACTTAGGCGCTGAAAACGAAGAAATTTTTAAAACACTCCATAAAGTAGGGTATTTTTTAGTTATAAAGCCTGAGCCTATCGCTACAGAGGCTGAAATAGAAGAGGCAATGCAACAAGCTAACGTTACGTTAAAATCTTGGCAAAAAGGCTGGTTGATAGCGACGGTTGCCTCTTTACTTTTGATAGTAATTGCTAGTCTTAGTTATCTTTTATACACCCAGGAAGATAACTATCAATTTACCGAACATATAGCTTTACAAGTGACGGAATTGCAGGGGATTGAAGAGCAACCGGCGATTTCTTACAACGAACGGTATCTAATATTTCGCTGGCAAGAAGACGAAAGCGAATCTCAACTATATATTCAGGACTTATTTGATAATCATAAGCCAATAAGAGCGTTAACTAGCGGTCAGGCTAAAAAATCGTCGCCTGCCTGGTCGAACACTGGTGAGACCGTTGCGTTTTTACTTTTGACAAACAAAGGGGAGTGCCAGGTACGTATTAAGCATATCTTTACCGAAAAAGTTAAAATTTTGGATACCGGTTGTTTATATGAACACCAACAAAATGGCTTATCTTGGTCTGACGATGGTAAATTTCTCATTTACCCAAAATTAATTGATGGTGAGGCCCAGCTATTCAGTTTGCAATTAGTCAGTAATAAATCTAAAAAACAAGCAAAGCCGGTTAGTTTTCCTAAAATCGGTGAACAAGATGTTATGGGTATATATTCTCAAGATAACAGCCAGCTTGTATTTGTAAGAATTAAAAATAATAAAACCAGTCTAGTTAAATCAGAACTTAACAAAAAAGATAAAATCCTTATTAGTGACCTTGAAGGTATTCTAGGTCTTGATTGGCATTACAGTACAAATTCTATTTATATGACCATTTTCAACAATGGTAATTATTCTACACAAAGGTATGGCTTAAAAGATCAGACGTTAGAAGAAATAGAATATATCGATTCATCATCGGGCTTAAGCATTAGTCAAGCGAACAATAAAGTATATTTTTCTCTACATCTAGACCATGAATTTATTGTTCAAAAATCATTACTGCAAGATAACCGAGAAGTAAGTCGGGTAAAATCTATCTATCGTAATTATTTTGGTCGTTATGTCCCCAATACTGGCGCCGTGCTGTTTGTTTCAGACCGCTCCGGAGAAATCGATTTATGGATAAAATCTGTAAAAGGTAAAAAGAACTTAACCAACGGTATTGGTAAAGTGCTGAACTCAGCAGCGTCACCCAAAAGTGATAAGTTTGTAGTCAGTTTAAAAGCAGACGAAACTAATCAGTATCAACTTTACTTAGGCGACTTGCCCAAAGGAAAATTAACCCTGCTGAATACAGGTGAATTAGAGCCTAAAAATCCAACCTGGAATCGTACAGGTGATGCAATTTATTTTTCGTCAAAAACAAAAGCTGGCTCTGGAATATTCACCATGAATATTTTTAACTCAACGATCAGCCAAGTTACCTTTGAAAATGATATATACGCAATTGAGGGTGATAATAATATGCTGTATATAACGAAAGAAGGTGAGGATGGTATTTGGCAGTTTAACCCTGAAACACAAAATTCGATTCAAATTATTAAAGGGTTACAGCAAGGTGATTTTGGTAACTTCTTTTGGGAAAATAACAGTATCTATTTTATCTATCGTGATGATGAAAGTGATATCTTATTGAATTATTTAGGTGAGGATACATTTAAAATTACTACCAAATTTCCCTCGGGTACCATTCATAAAGGCTTTGGCATATCAACTGCAGATCACCAAACATTTTTGCTAACACGTAACCGCGTATATGATGCAAATATCTATTCTACTGAAATTTTAAAGCAGTAA
- a CDS encoding DUF1214 domain-containing protein, whose protein sequence is MSKKFHIIILALHSLISCGEHSATPTPNAPTKIEAETIVTEDNFVRAASDIQMQNYIKRFSNLGRFHHNRWMYDLNNQVSKRVNLDTIYSFAIVDLNSPVEITMPDTNGKYQSLMVVSQEHSITTYYQGTHILSQKSIGSRYAFMLIRTFVDKTDKESLLITHQLQNAVQLKQDDIGNFSVPQYEQASFDKISKKIMNTGTEKVSLRGYFGHVDQIEPKKHRYGAAYGWGGLPEKDAIYEQGKVDNPDGLASYFLTVESVPVDAFWSISIYNEHGLFEPDESAVYSINSTTAEKNIDGSVTIHFGRSGSKNNLAIFNNWNYVVRLYQPRAEILRNEWFFPTPSKLD, encoded by the coding sequence ATGTCTAAAAAATTTCACATCATTATTCTAGCTCTCCATTCCCTTATCTCATGCGGTGAACATAGCGCTACACCAACACCTAATGCACCCACTAAAATAGAAGCTGAAACAATCGTTACGGAAGATAATTTTGTGCGGGCAGCATCTGATATACAGATGCAAAACTATATAAAAAGATTCTCAAATTTAGGTCGGTTTCACCACAACCGCTGGATGTACGATTTGAATAATCAAGTGAGCAAACGGGTAAATTTGGATACCATTTATTCATTTGCAATTGTCGATTTAAACAGCCCTGTAGAAATAACCATGCCGGATACAAACGGTAAATATCAATCCCTTATGGTTGTCAGTCAGGAACATTCTATTACTACCTATTATCAAGGCACTCATATCTTGAGCCAAAAAAGCATAGGAAGTCGTTATGCCTTTATGCTTATTCGCACCTTTGTTGACAAAACAGACAAGGAAAGTTTGCTAATAACCCATCAATTGCAAAATGCTGTACAGTTAAAACAAGACGATATCGGTAATTTTTCTGTACCCCAATATGAGCAAGCAAGCTTTGATAAAATCAGTAAAAAGATAATGAATACGGGCACTGAGAAAGTATCTTTACGAGGCTATTTCGGTCATGTTGATCAGATCGAACCTAAAAAGCATCGGTATGGGGCGGCCTATGGTTGGGGAGGATTACCAGAAAAAGATGCTATTTATGAACAAGGTAAAGTGGATAATCCAGACGGCTTAGCCTCATATTTTCTAACAGTAGAAAGCGTGCCCGTTGATGCATTTTGGTCGATCAGTATTTACAATGAACATGGCTTATTTGAACCAGATGAATCAGCTGTTTATTCCATAAATAGCACTACAGCAGAAAAAAACATTGATGGTAGTGTCACTATCCACTTTGGTCGTTCGGGCTCGAAAAATAATTTAGCTATTTTCAATAATTGGAATTATGTGGTGCGTTTGTATCAGCCTAGAGCTGAGATCTTGCGCAATGAATGGTTTTTTCCAACCCCTAGTAAATTAGATTGA
- a CDS encoding acyl-CoA dehydrogenase family protein: MSDYPVRISEQMFDDIWLPEETVAVRNKVREFADRVIRPIAHEINTTAEDVNKFPWQLVKQMGDEGLLAIPFAKEHGGAGLQYPTLATMVLLEEIAYVSSGIAAAIIDVPLILFGHTLKHAKPAVQQKLFPQLISGELVGAFATSEPAASTDLSVRALQTAATKVAGGYKITGRKRWITNSPVAQQMFVLCKMDDSMSMFLIDMSSDGASVGEPDKKMGNHSQLTADVYFDDVFVPDENLVGIEGKGLKAALTSLTLGRVGIGACGVGMAQAAFDFAVDYMKKREIFGKPISQFQYWQFKFAGYATELENARNLYIKAAMIEDKKRSGVQQMCAMAKLIGSALPGDLVRDAIQVCGGYGFVKELAATGQQFPLEAIYRDCKIGEIYEGANEVQRLVIARSIFGK, encoded by the coding sequence ATGAGTGATTACCCAGTAAGAATAAGCGAGCAAATGTTTGACGATATTTGGTTACCTGAAGAAACAGTTGCCGTGCGTAATAAAGTACGCGAATTTGCCGACCGGGTAATTCGCCCGATTGCCCACGAAATTAATACCACAGCTGAAGATGTAAATAAGTTTCCATGGCAATTAGTTAAGCAAATGGGTGATGAAGGCTTACTTGCCATTCCTTTTGCTAAAGAGCATGGCGGAGCAGGGCTGCAATACCCAACGCTCGCAACTATGGTGCTATTAGAAGAAATTGCCTATGTAAGTTCAGGTATTGCCGCGGCGATTATTGACGTACCACTGATATTGTTCGGTCACACGTTAAAGCATGCCAAGCCTGCGGTGCAACAAAAGCTGTTCCCACAGCTTATTAGTGGTGAACTAGTAGGGGCATTTGCCACTAGTGAACCCGCAGCAAGCACCGATTTAAGCGTACGTGCGTTACAAACTGCAGCAACTAAAGTAGCAGGTGGGTATAAAATTACTGGCCGTAAACGTTGGATCACCAACTCACCAGTGGCACAACAAATGTTTGTATTGTGTAAAATGGATGACTCAATGAGCATGTTTTTAATTGACATGAGTAGCGATGGTGCAAGTGTAGGTGAGCCTGACAAGAAAATGGGTAACCATAGCCAATTAACTGCCGATGTGTATTTTGATGATGTATTTGTACCTGATGAAAACCTTGTCGGCATAGAAGGTAAGGGGTTAAAAGCCGCGCTGACTTCCTTAACGCTTGGCCGAGTAGGTATAGGCGCATGTGGCGTTGGTATGGCGCAAGCGGCATTTGATTTTGCTGTTGATTACATGAAAAAACGTGAAATATTTGGCAAGCCAATTAGCCAGTTCCAATACTGGCAGTTTAAGTTTGCCGGATACGCAACAGAGCTTGAAAATGCCCGCAACCTATATATAAAAGCGGCAATGATTGAAGACAAAAAGCGCTCAGGTGTACAACAAATGTGTGCCATGGCCAAACTTATTGGCAGTGCCTTACCTGGCGATTTAGTTCGCGATGCTATTCAAGTTTGTGGTGGTTATGGCTTTGTTAAAGAATTAGCGGCTACTGGCCAACAGTTTCCATTAGAAGCCATCTACCGAGATTGTAAAATTGGTGAAATATACGAAGGCGCTAACGAAGTACAGCGTTTGGTGATTGCCCGCAGTATCTTCGGTAAATAA
- a CDS encoding NAD(P)H-dependent flavin oxidoreductase, with translation MPLPESFAGRLSLPVISAPMFLASTPKMVIANCIEGIIGTFPAANQRTLEGLEAWIIEIKQALTDFEQTTGKKAAPFGVNLIVHKSNARMQQDLAMLVKHQVPLVITSLGAISTVVDAIHTYGGVVFHDVVNARHGRKAQQAGVDGLIAVTAGAGGHAGSLHPFALVQELRSFFDKTLLLSGSISTGAEVAAARCLGVDLAYMGTRFLATKECQVSEPYKQLIVNAKADDIIYTNAISGIPANFIKQSVTDAGFDLDNLPTPDGFDIGAEMSDVDEKPSMKKPWKDIWSAGQGVSAINNILSISDLAAQLKQEYQTAINGINS, from the coding sequence ATGCCATTACCTGAATCATTTGCTGGCAGGTTATCGTTACCTGTTATTAGTGCACCAATGTTCTTAGCGTCGACCCCTAAAATGGTTATCGCCAACTGTATCGAAGGGATCATAGGTACGTTTCCTGCCGCTAATCAAAGAACCTTGGAAGGTTTAGAGGCATGGATCATTGAAATTAAACAAGCATTAACCGATTTTGAACAAACAACGGGCAAGAAGGCAGCGCCATTTGGCGTTAACTTAATTGTGCATAAATCGAATGCCCGAATGCAACAAGACTTAGCTATGCTGGTAAAGCATCAAGTGCCTTTAGTTATTACCTCACTTGGCGCAATAAGCACCGTCGTTGATGCTATTCATACCTATGGCGGGGTAGTGTTTCATGATGTTGTTAATGCTCGTCATGGTCGCAAAGCCCAGCAAGCAGGTGTTGATGGCTTAATCGCCGTTACCGCTGGCGCTGGAGGTCATGCTGGCAGCTTACATCCATTCGCTCTAGTGCAAGAGTTACGCTCATTTTTCGATAAAACATTATTATTATCTGGCAGCATATCAACCGGCGCCGAAGTCGCAGCTGCACGTTGTTTAGGTGTCGATTTAGCCTATATGGGCACACGATTTTTAGCTACTAAAGAATGTCAGGTAAGCGAGCCTTACAAACAGCTTATTGTTAATGCAAAAGCCGATGACATTATTTACACCAATGCCATTTCCGGTATCCCTGCCAACTTTATTAAGCAAAGCGTAACAGATGCAGGTTTTGATTTAGATAACCTGCCTACGCCCGATGGTTTCGATATTGGCGCAGAAATGAGTGATGTAGATGAGAAACCATCGATGAAAAAACCATGGAAAGATATTTGGTCAGCCGGGCAAGGTGTATCAGCCATTAATAATATCCTATCTATTAGCGACTTGGCCGCTCAGCTAAAGCAAGAATATCAAACTGCTATCAACGGCATTAATTCATAA
- a CDS encoding GlxA family transcriptional regulator yields MIKFAIIALDGCYGSSLHGLVDVLVVANAYIAKESGDDTPFFSWQFFTSGQEKIQTSNGLSMDEPLVETSQQALEEFDVIFIPGIYYKGVKNFSSKLVKQQNLYHWLKLQHKQGAIICANCTSTFFLAESGLLTNKRCTSIWWLEHLFKQRYTNITLSFDELIVEDSNILTAGAATSHFQLGLTLLKRFTSEFIVQQTAKAMLIDTRTVHVSPEQLLNLAREHNNRLVQNAQQWINEHLHETFTAKDLAKHIACTERTLTRQFKDVLAVTPIKYIQNLRINRAKYLLENSEFSLEQIIDKVGYKDRSTFSKLFSNQTGLPPMSYRRQFAQSKSK; encoded by the coding sequence ATGATTAAGTTTGCCATTATTGCTCTTGATGGTTGTTATGGCTCGAGTCTACATGGTTTAGTGGATGTTTTAGTTGTTGCTAATGCATACATTGCCAAGGAATCTGGCGATGATACGCCGTTTTTTAGTTGGCAATTTTTTACTAGTGGCCAAGAAAAAATCCAGACCAGTAATGGTCTATCTATGGATGAGCCATTAGTTGAAACCTCTCAGCAAGCACTTGAAGAATTTGATGTGATTTTTATCCCTGGAATTTACTATAAGGGAGTAAAAAACTTTAGTAGTAAACTCGTTAAACAACAAAATTTATACCACTGGCTTAAACTTCAACATAAACAAGGCGCTATTATTTGCGCGAATTGCACTTCGACATTTTTTTTAGCTGAATCGGGGTTATTAACAAATAAGCGCTGTACCAGTATTTGGTGGTTAGAACATTTATTTAAACAGCGCTATACAAACATTACGCTTAGTTTTGATGAACTGATCGTTGAAGACAGTAATATACTCACTGCCGGTGCCGCTACTTCTCACTTTCAGTTAGGTTTAACGTTATTAAAACGGTTTACCTCAGAGTTCATCGTGCAACAAACAGCAAAAGCCATGTTGATTGATACTCGCACTGTGCATGTGTCGCCAGAGCAACTGCTCAACCTTGCGCGCGAACACAATAATCGGTTGGTGCAAAATGCTCAGCAATGGATTAATGAGCATTTGCATGAAACGTTCACGGCAAAAGATTTAGCCAAGCATATTGCCTGTACGGAACGAACACTAACCCGTCAGTTCAAAGACGTTTTAGCGGTTACGCCGATTAAGTACATACAAAATTTAAGAATAAACCGGGCCAAGTATTTACTGGAAAACAGCGAGTTCAGTTTAGAGCAAATTATTGACAAAGTAGGATATAAAGACCGCAGTACATTTTCAAAGCTGTTTAGTAACCAAACAGGCCTACCACCTATGAGTTATAGACGACAATTTGCTCAATCAAAAAGTAAATAA